The following proteins are encoded in a genomic region of Mycobacterium sp. 155:
- a CDS encoding glycosyltransferase 87 family protein, with translation MSKRQAPGWAGWAPTIAWRVFQLLTVSALAWAGYKLLGHTPYRIDIDVYRMGGRAWLDGQPLYSDGAIFHTQGGLDLPFTYPPLAAISFAPFAWLPLPAASAAITLTTLVLLIASTVMVLTRLNVWPHTTVTSEPAWLRRCWLAAAVVAPSVIYLEPIRSNFEFGQINVVLMTLVIADCVPRRTPWPRGILLGLAIAVKLTPAVFLLYFLLRRDVRTLLWTAGSTIIATLAGFALAARDSKEYWTETVRNTDRIGTATLNTNQNIAGVLARLGLSEEPRFVLWVLACLAVLALTVWAARRSLRVATGNPDEADASSMLALICVAMFGLVVSPVSWSHHWVWTLPALLVTGITAYRRRNTLLAVVTAAGIALMIWTPITLMSPHHETAASLWRQLVGCSYVWWALAVIVVTGLTSASRTGNRTAEATVASYH, from the coding sequence ATGAGTAAGCGGCAGGCGCCCGGCTGGGCTGGTTGGGCACCGACCATCGCATGGCGAGTTTTCCAGCTGCTGACTGTGTCGGCGCTGGCCTGGGCGGGTTACAAGCTGCTGGGACACACTCCCTACCGCATCGATATCGACGTCTACCGGATGGGTGGACGGGCCTGGTTGGACGGTCAGCCGCTGTACTCCGACGGCGCGATCTTCCACACCCAGGGTGGGCTGGATCTACCGTTCACCTATCCCCCGCTGGCGGCCATCTCGTTCGCGCCGTTCGCCTGGCTGCCACTGCCTGCCGCCAGCGCCGCGATCACGCTGACGACGCTGGTGCTGCTGATCGCCTCGACCGTCATGGTGCTGACCAGGTTGAATGTGTGGCCACACACCACGGTCACGTCCGAACCGGCCTGGCTGCGCCGCTGCTGGCTGGCAGCCGCGGTGGTCGCGCCCTCGGTGATCTACCTCGAACCGATCCGGTCAAACTTCGAGTTCGGCCAGATCAACGTCGTGCTGATGACGCTGGTCATCGCCGACTGCGTACCGCGCCGCACTCCATGGCCACGCGGCATCCTGCTGGGCCTGGCCATCGCAGTCAAACTCACCCCTGCCGTGTTCCTGCTGTACTTCCTGCTGCGCCGCGACGTCCGCACGCTGTTGTGGACCGCCGGCTCGACCATCATCGCCACACTCGCCGGTTTCGCACTGGCCGCCAGGGACTCCAAGGAGTACTGGACCGAAACCGTCCGCAACACCGACCGCATCGGCACCGCCACGCTGAACACCAACCAGAACATCGCAGGCGTACTGGCTCGCCTTGGGCTCAGCGAGGAGCCACGGTTCGTGCTGTGGGTACTGGCCTGCCTCGCGGTGCTGGCGCTGACCGTGTGGGCCGCTCGCCGATCACTACGCGTCGCCACGGGCAATCCTGACGAGGCCGACGCCTCGTCGATGCTGGCATTGATCTGCGTGGCGATGTTCGGGCTGGTCGTCTCCCCGGTGTCGTGGTCGCACCACTGGGTCTGGACCCTGCCTGCCCTGCTGGTGACGGGTATAACCGCCTACCGTCGGCGCAATACCCTGCTCGCCGTGGTGACGGCGGCCGGGATCGCGTTGATGATCTGGACGCCCATCACGTTGATGTCCCCGCACCACGAGACCGCGGCGTCACTGTGGCGGCAGCTGGTCGGCTGCTCCTACGTGTGGTGGGCACTGGCCGTGATCGTCGTGACGGGGCTGACGTCGGCGAGCCGCACCGGGAACCGGACCGCCGAAGCGACTGTCGCGTCCTATCACTGA
- a CDS encoding polyadenylate-specific 3'-exoribonuclease AS, which translates to MRYFYDTEFIDDGRTIDLISVGVAAEDGREYYAISTEFNPDRAGTWVRKHVLPKLPSPSSKLWRSRRQIRSELEDFFGVDGDEPIELWAWVGAYDHVVLCQLWGPMTDLPRAIPRFTRELRQFWEDRGSPRMPPRPSDAHDALVDARHNLERFRMMTGFAPAPRLEVTQAAETGAHRRLP; encoded by the coding sequence ATGCGCTATTTCTACGACACCGAGTTCATCGACGACGGTCGCACCATCGACTTGATCTCGGTCGGGGTGGCCGCCGAGGACGGTCGCGAATATTACGCGATCTCGACGGAATTCAATCCGGACCGGGCCGGCACTTGGGTGCGCAAGCACGTGCTGCCCAAGCTGCCGTCGCCGTCCTCGAAGCTGTGGCGGTCCCGTCGTCAGATCCGTTCGGAGCTGGAGGACTTCTTCGGCGTCGACGGTGACGAGCCCATCGAACTGTGGGCCTGGGTGGGTGCCTACGACCATGTGGTGCTGTGTCAGCTGTGGGGTCCGATGACCGACTTGCCGCGGGCCATCCCGCGGTTCACCCGGGAGCTGCGCCAGTTCTGGGAGGACCGGGGCTCGCCGAGGATGCCGCCGCGACCGAGCGATGCGCACGACGCACTCGTCGACGCCCGGCACAATCTGGAAAGGTTCCGCATGATGACCGGGTTTGCCCCGGCACCGCGTCTCGAGGTCACGCAGGCCGCGGAAACAGGCGCTCACCGGCGGCTACCATGA
- a CDS encoding class II 3-deoxy-7-phosphoheptulonate synthase: protein MNWTVDIPIEQLPPLPPLTDELRERLDAALARPAAQQPNWDANAAKAMRTVLESVPPVTVPSEIEKLKGLLADVALGKAFLLQGGDCAETFVDNTEPHIRANIRTLLQMAVVLTYGASLPVVKVARIAGQYAKPRTTEMDALGLKSYRGDMINGFAPDAAVRDHDPSRLVRAYANASAAMNMVRALTSSGLASLHLVHDWNREFVRTSPAGARYEALAGEIDRGLRFMSACGVADRNLQTAEIFASHEALVLDYERAMLRLSDELDGTPRLYNQSAHYLWIGERTRQLDGAHIAFAEVIANPIGVKLGPTTSPELAVEYVERLDPHNEPGRLTLVTRMGNNKVRDLLPPIIEKVQATGHQVVWQCDPMHGNTHESSTGYKTRHFDRIVDEVQGFFEVHHALGTHPGGIHVEITGENVTECLGGAQDISDSDLAGHYETACDPRLNTQQSLELAFLVAEMLRD, encoded by the coding sequence GTGAACTGGACCGTCGACATTCCCATCGAGCAGCTGCCGCCGTTGCCGCCGTTGACAGACGAGCTGCGGGAGCGCCTGGACGCGGCCCTGGCCCGGCCGGCCGCTCAGCAGCCGAACTGGGACGCCAATGCCGCCAAGGCCATGCGCACGGTCCTGGAGAGTGTGCCACCGGTCACCGTGCCGTCGGAGATCGAAAAGCTCAAGGGCCTGCTCGCCGACGTCGCGCTCGGCAAGGCGTTCCTGCTGCAGGGCGGCGACTGTGCCGAGACGTTCGTCGACAACACCGAACCTCATATCCGGGCCAACATCCGCACGCTGCTGCAGATGGCCGTCGTGCTGACGTACGGCGCGAGCCTGCCGGTGGTGAAGGTGGCCCGGATCGCCGGGCAGTACGCCAAGCCGCGCACGACCGAGATGGACGCGCTCGGTCTGAAGTCCTACCGCGGTGACATGATCAACGGGTTCGCCCCGGATGCCGCGGTCCGCGACCACGACCCATCCCGGCTGGTGCGGGCCTACGCCAACGCGAGTGCGGCGATGAACATGGTGCGCGCGCTGACCTCTTCGGGGCTGGCCTCGCTGCACCTGGTCCACGACTGGAATCGCGAGTTCGTCCGAACCTCGCCGGCCGGAGCCCGCTACGAGGCGCTCGCCGGCGAGATCGACCGCGGGTTGCGGTTCATGTCGGCCTGCGGGGTGGCCGATCGGAACCTGCAGACCGCCGAGATCTTCGCCAGCCACGAGGCGCTGGTGCTGGACTACGAACGCGCGATGCTGCGGCTGTCCGACGAACTGGACGGCACGCCCAGGCTGTACAACCAGTCCGCGCACTATCTGTGGATCGGCGAGCGTACCCGCCAGCTCGACGGTGCACACATTGCGTTCGCGGAGGTGATCGCCAACCCGATCGGGGTGAAGCTCGGGCCGACCACCTCGCCGGAGCTTGCCGTGGAGTACGTCGAGCGGCTCGACCCGCACAACGAGCCGGGCCGGCTGACGCTGGTGACCCGGATGGGCAACAACAAGGTTCGCGATCTGCTACCGCCGATAATCGAGAAGGTGCAGGCCACCGGGCATCAGGTGGTCTGGCAGTGCGATCCGATGCACGGCAATACCCACGAGTCGTCGACCGGTTACAAGACCCGGCATTTCGACCGCATCGTCGATGAGGTGCAGGGCTTCTTCGAAGTGCACCATGCGCTCGGTACGCATCCGGGTGGTATCCACGTCGAGATCACCGGTGAGAATGTCACCGAATGTCTCGGTGGGGCACAGGACATTTCGGACTCGGACCTGGCCGGTCACTATGAGACGGCCTGCGATCCGCGGCTGAACACCCAGCAGAGTCTCGAGCTGGCGTTCCTCGTCGCGGAGATGTTGCGCGACTAG
- a CDS encoding protein kinase, with protein sequence MCSVEANQQSDPLVGTVLDRRYQVQTPIATGGMSTVYRGLDTRLDRPVALKVMDSRYAGDAHFLTRFQREARAVARLTHPGLVAVYDQGGGGTAHQPPFLVMELIEGGTLRELLTERGPMPPHAVAAVLTPVLGGLAVAHRAGLVHRDIKPENVLISDDGDVKIADFGLVRAIAEAKITSTSVILGTAAYLSPEQVGTGDADPRSDVYAVGVLTYELLTGVTPFTGDTALAVAYQRLDHDVRPPSTVIAGVPAEFDDLVRRATARDPADRYADADEMGDHLQTIVDELELPAFRVPAPHNSAQHLAETRTHSRQGARTEVTSSPSPSPSPVSVPPRQLTRELTREQDWDPIPAEYAEYPAAAKQFAGIEMSEFYWAQQRAKRALAFWVIAVLTLTGLVAAGAWTLGSNIATLI encoded by the coding sequence ATGTGTTCGGTGGAGGCCAACCAGCAATCGGACCCGCTCGTCGGCACCGTGCTGGACAGGCGATACCAGGTTCAGACCCCGATTGCCACCGGCGGGATGTCGACGGTGTACCGCGGGCTCGACACCCGACTGGACCGTCCGGTGGCCCTGAAGGTCATGGACTCCCGGTACGCCGGTGACGCCCATTTCCTGACGAGGTTCCAGCGCGAGGCACGCGCGGTGGCCCGGCTGACCCACCCCGGCCTCGTGGCGGTCTATGACCAGGGCGGCGGGGGCACTGCCCATCAGCCGCCTTTTCTCGTCATGGAGCTCATAGAGGGCGGGACACTGCGCGAGTTGCTGACCGAGCGGGGCCCGATGCCGCCGCACGCGGTGGCCGCCGTCCTGACTCCGGTGCTGGGCGGGCTCGCCGTCGCACACCGGGCCGGCCTGGTGCACCGCGACATCAAGCCGGAGAATGTGCTGATCTCCGATGACGGTGATGTGAAGATCGCCGATTTCGGGCTCGTCCGCGCCATCGCCGAAGCCAAGATCACTTCGACCAGCGTGATTCTGGGCACCGCGGCGTACCTGTCACCCGAGCAGGTCGGCACCGGTGACGCCGACCCGCGCAGCGACGTCTACGCGGTCGGCGTCCTGACCTACGAACTGCTGACCGGAGTCACACCGTTCACGGGCGACACCGCACTAGCGGTCGCCTACCAGCGGCTGGACCATGACGTTCGGCCACCGAGCACCGTAATCGCCGGGGTGCCCGCGGAATTCGACGATCTGGTGCGCCGGGCCACGGCCCGAGACCCCGCGGACCGCTACGCCGACGCCGACGAGATGGGCGACCATCTGCAGACCATCGTCGACGAACTCGAGTTGCCCGCTTTCCGGGTTCCGGCGCCACACAACTCTGCGCAGCACCTGGCGGAGACGCGCACGCACAGCCGTCAGGGCGCACGCACGGAAGTGACGTCGTCGCCGTCCCCCAGCCCGTCACCCGTCTCGGTGCCGCCCCGGCAACTCACTCGCGAACTCACCCGCGAGCAGGACTGGGATCCGATTCCTGCCGAATACGCTGAATACCCCGCAGCAGCAAAGCAATTCGCGGGAATCGAGATGAGCGAGTTCTACTGGGCGCAGCAGCGCGCCAAACGCGCACTGGCCTTCTGGGTGATCGCCGTACTGACACTCACCGGTCTGGTCGCCGCCGGGGCGTGGACGCTCGGCAGCAACATCGCCACGCTGATCTAG
- a CDS encoding Rv2175c family DNA-binding protein, which yields MSSIPAADDVLDPGEAVYDLPTVADLLGIPVAKVHQQLREGHLIAVRRDGTIVVPKIFFDGTGHVVKSLPGLLVVLRDGGYRNTEIVRWLFAPDSSLTISRDGSTDRQVNARPVDALHSHQAREVVRRAQAMAY from the coding sequence GTGAGCAGCATTCCGGCCGCCGATGACGTTCTGGATCCCGGCGAAGCCGTCTATGACCTTCCTACAGTCGCCGACCTGCTCGGCATTCCGGTCGCCAAGGTGCATCAACAGCTGCGTGAGGGCCACCTCATCGCGGTGCGGCGCGACGGGACGATCGTGGTGCCCAAGATCTTCTTCGACGGCACCGGGCATGTGGTGAAATCCTTGCCCGGTCTGCTCGTGGTGCTGCGCGACGGTGGTTACCGCAACACCGAGATCGTGCGGTGGCTGTTCGCCCCGGACTCGTCGCTGACAATCAGCCGGGATGGGTCGACCGATCGGCAGGTCAACGCGCGTCCGGTCGACGCACTGCATTCGCATCAGGCCCGCGAGGTGGTCCGCCGGGCCCAGGCAATGGCTTACTAG